In the Streptobacillus moniliformis DSM 12112 genome, one interval contains:
- the nagB gene encoding glucosamine-6-phosphate deaminase, with protein sequence MRLLIVKNAKDVGKWSAYHIAQEILKFNPNKDKPFVLGLPTGSTPLETYKNLIELNKKGIISFENIITFNMDEYVGLAPNHDQSYHYFMHKNFFDHIDIKKENINILNGLAQDLQAECQRYENKIKSVGGIHLFLGGVGEDGHIAFNEPGSSLSSRTRDKELTQDTIVVNSRFFDNDINKVPKLALTVGVGTITDSKEVLIMATGHKKAYAIHKGIEEGVNHLWTISALQLHRKAIIVIDEDAALELKVKTYRYFKDIESENLDFEKMEKELLMLKG encoded by the coding sequence ATGAGACTACTTATTGTTAAAAATGCAAAAGATGTTGGAAAATGGAGTGCATACCATATTGCACAAGAAATTTTAAAATTTAATCCTAATAAAGATAAACCATTTGTATTAGGATTACCTACAGGGTCAACACCACTAGAAACATATAAGAACTTAATAGAATTAAATAAAAAAGGAATTATTTCTTTTGAAAATATCATAACTTTTAATATGGATGAATATGTAGGGCTTGCACCTAATCATGATCAAAGTTATCATTATTTTATGCATAAAAACTTTTTTGATCATATAGACATAAAAAAAGAAAATATTAATATTTTAAATGGTCTTGCCCAAGATTTACAAGCTGAATGTCAAAGATATGAAAATAAGATAAAATCGGTGGGTGGAATACACTTATTTTTAGGTGGAGTAGGAGAAGATGGACATATTGCATTTAATGAACCAGGTTCATCTCTATCTTCAAGAACTAGAGATAAAGAATTAACACAGGATACTATAGTTGTAAATTCAAGATTTTTCGATAATGATATAAATAAAGTTCCTAAACTTGCATTAACAGTTGGAGTAGGGACTATAACAGATTCCAAAGAAGTATTAATAATGGCAACAGGTCATAAAAAAGCATATGCTATACATAAAGGAATAGAAGAGGGTGTAAATCATTTATGGACTATTTCAGCATTACAATTACACAGAAAAGCTATTATAGTAATAGATGAAGATGCAGCTTTAGAATTAAAAGTAAAAACATATAGATATTTTAAAGATATAGAATCAGAAAATCTTGATTTTGAAAAAATGGAAAAAGAATTATTAATGTTAAAAGGATAG
- a CDS encoding GNAT family N-acetyltransferase, translated as MEIRKIRKEDKDVYLKLTKQFYSSDAVLHNVDENNFLNTFNELMNSDAYTECFIIEEDTKLVGYCLISKTYSQEVGGMVLLIEEILILENYRGKGVGKKVFNFLFEKYKGYKRYRLEVDHGNIMAKKLYEKIGFSELEYVQMVIE; from the coding sequence ATGGAAATTAGAAAAATTAGAAAAGAAGATAAAGATGTATATTTAAAACTAACAAAACAATTTTATTCTAGTGATGCAGTATTACATAATGTAGATGAAAATAACTTTTTAAATACATTTAATGAATTAATGAATAGTGATGCATACACTGAATGTTTTATTATAGAAGAAGATACAAAATTAGTTGGATATTGTTTAATTTCTAAGACATATTCTCAAGAAGTTGGAGGAATGGTTTTATTAATAGAAGAAATTTTAATACTTGAAAATTATAGAGGTAAAGGTGTAGGTAAAAAAGTATTTAATTTTTTATTTGAAAAATATAAAGGGTATAAAAGATATAGATTAGAAGTTGATCATGGAAATATTATGGCAAAAAAATTATATGAAAAAATAGGATTTTCTGAATTAGAATATGTTCAAATGGTGATAGAGTGA
- a CDS encoding winged helix-turn-helix domain-containing protein has product MNILFYSWDLNSEKKYEDMLKLLDTTVNFTTDEKFVVKSLESGEVDILIFDTTNILNYKKLFQYKVDKMDKIIYVAITSPTNSFIIEEALSFGLNDYIYDNISSEAFLAKINAILYLLTRKNLFTSNAILKVKDLTLNPYTREAKRGDVEVSLTNKEYKLLELLVKNKNKVVTRETISEKVWGKEIQENKNIGDVYITFLRRKIEYGFPTKIIKTIRNIGYIIKD; this is encoded by the coding sequence ATGAATATATTATTTTACAGTTGGGATTTAAATTCAGAAAAAAAATATGAGGATATGTTAAAATTACTGGATACAACAGTTAATTTTACAACTGATGAAAAATTCGTAGTTAAAAGTTTAGAATCTGGCGAAGTAGATATTTTAATATTTGATACTACAAATATTTTAAACTACAAAAAGTTATTCCAATATAAAGTGGATAAAATGGATAAAATCATATATGTTGCAATAACTAGCCCTACAAATAGCTTTATTATAGAGGAAGCTTTATCATTCGGTTTAAATGATTATATTTATGATAATATTAGTAGCGAAGCTTTCTTAGCAAAAATTAATGCCATCTTATATCTATTAACAAGAAAAAATCTATTTACTTCTAATGCTATATTAAAGGTAAAAGATCTAACACTAAACCCTTATACAAGAGAAGCAAAAAGAGGGGATGTAGAAGTTTCATTAACTAATAAAGAATACAAATTATTAGAATTATTAGTAAAAAATAAGAACAAAGTAGTTACAAGAGAAACAATATCAGAAAAAGTATGGGGTAAAGAAATACAGGAAAACAAAAATATAGGGGATGTATATATTACTTTCTTAAGAAGAAAAATAGAATATGGTTTCCCTACAAAAATTATTAAAACTATTAGAAACATAGGTTATATTATTAAAGACTAA
- a CDS encoding sialidase family protein, with amino-acid sequence MNKKLLLMFSIIALQLLNASTKYNDGFFDDFKSRVNLTKVKHDTQFSNNQGIIGENGNEGKWAGVGPNGEPEGTATLLYTRIPSMIITNDNKLIVMYDLRWQDPFNPENPNKTVPIGNDHGRIDQGISISEDGGNTWERTHKFDKNNNDIFVNHTPDNPVRAFLGGVGTGIVMRDGTLVMPIQTSHQGAAGKKGIAATIMYSRDNGKTWKMPKNNDSTIVAPNQQSLENMVFEMGNKLVLAGRGGGNGNNLHRWAYYTEDMGKTWNVFEPLHLFQSVSSQPSQGSTLYVTLPSGKKVILVSAPKGNRDGYKRADITLYALSGKDKNQMQEIAIIKPGSGNGLGAGYSSLAYKGGNLFVAYEDMGDISVKNLTEHIAKIEELATSWNLEDERAKDIEKVQKLDSLTPEQKDSLTEEMMKDNDRAFTEAIVLNNELKDLDQKAEKYYEDLYEIPDALPSNIENFNRSLEKLWGNERNNLLKVMQVRMLKHRIDNAASKINEKIDFEPYKEIPKKLIYIQRDIVNNDDDVFAILGKKIGVNEKDFKFGFNHSIDNRKIGAFLEINKSKDKAKNVSIGTTFKTEFINYVFRNFVRYRHQSLNSNINNNKPDAIISDKIIRHNLETYSSIETKFNANKNISIIPKAGILLTYSHDSLLDMNVRLDRRVSASADFSVKTEFKYKKLKFKIKPEILVNDNTLHISQSNLSKKKLKIDNKIFEYNMKMGMVAKLSKINIGMDLNISDISRDYTNYELNFGAGYNW; translated from the coding sequence ATGAATAAAAAGTTGTTATTAATGTTTTCTATTATTGCATTGCAATTATTAAATGCAAGTACTAAGTATAATGATGGTTTTTTTGATGATTTTAAGAGTAGAGTTAATCTTACTAAAGTTAAACATGATACACAGTTTAGTAATAATCAAGGTATAATTGGAGAAAATGGTAATGAAGGTAAATGGGCTGGTGTAGGACCTAATGGTGAACCAGAAGGAACTGCAACACTTCTTTATACTAGAATACCTTCTATGATAATAACTAATGATAATAAATTAATTGTAATGTATGATTTAAGGTGGCAAGACCCTTTTAACCCAGAAAATCCGAATAAAACTGTGCCTATTGGTAATGATCATGGTAGAATAGATCAGGGTATATCTATTTCTGAAGATGGTGGTAATACATGGGAAAGAACTCATAAATTTGACAAAAATAATAATGATATTTTTGTAAATCATACACCAGATAATCCTGTAAGAGCTTTTCTTGGTGGAGTTGGAACGGGTATAGTTATGAGAGATGGTACTTTAGTAATGCCTATACAAACATCACATCAAGGTGCAGCTGGTAAAAAGGGTATAGCTGCAACAATAATGTATTCTCGTGATAATGGTAAAACTTGGAAAATGCCAAAGAATAATGATTCTACTATAGTAGCACCTAATCAACAATCACTTGAGAATATGGTATTTGAAATGGGAAATAAATTAGTATTAGCAGGTAGAGGTGGAGGAAATGGTAACAACCTTCACAGATGGGCGTATTATACAGAGGATATGGGTAAAACTTGGAATGTATTTGAACCTTTACATCTTTTTCAAAGTGTATCATCTCAACCTTCACAAGGATCTACACTTTATGTAACACTTCCTAGTGGTAAAAAGGTTATACTTGTTTCAGCACCTAAGGGTAATAGAGATGGATATAAAAGAGCAGATATAACACTTTATGCACTTTCAGGGAAAGATAAAAATCAAATGCAAGAAATTGCTATAATTAAACCTGGTTCAGGAAATGGTTTAGGAGCTGGATATTCTTCACTTGCATATAAGGGTGGTAACTTATTTGTTGCTTATGAGGATATGGGAGATATTTCAGTAAAAAATTTAACAGAACATATAGCTAAAATAGAAGAATTAGCAACTAGTTGGAATTTAGAAGATGAAAGAGCTAAAGATATAGAAAAAGTTCAAAAATTAGATTCATTAACACCTGAACAAAAAGATAGTTTAACAGAAGAAATGATGAAAGATAATGATAGAGCCTTTACTGAAGCTATTGTTTTAAATAATGAATTAAAAGATTTAGATCAAAAAGCTGAAAAATATTATGAAGATCTTTATGAAATACCAGATGCTTTGCCTTCTAACATTGAAAATTTTAACAGATCTTTAGAAAAGTTATGGGGAAACGAAAGAAATAACTTATTAAAGGTAATGCAAGTAAGAATGTTAAAACATAGAATAGATAATGCAGCATCTAAAATTAATGAAAAAATAGATTTTGAACCATATAAAGAAATACCTAAAAAATTAATATATATACAAAGAGATATAGTAAATAACGATGATGATGTGTTTGCTATTTTAGGTAAAAAAATAGGAGTTAATGAAAAAGATTTCAAATTTGGATTTAATCATAGTATAGATAATAGAAAAATTGGAGCATTTTTAGAAATTAATAAATCAAAAGATAAGGCAAAAAATGTATCTATAGGAACTACTTTTAAAACAGAATTTATAAACTATGTATTTAGAAATTTTGTTAGATATAGACATCAATCTTTAAATTCAAATATAAATAATAATAAACCTGATGCAATAATAAGTGATAAAATTATAAGACATAATTTAGAAACTTATTCATCTATTGAAACTAAATTTAATGCAAATAAAAATATATCTATTATTCCAAAAGCAGGAATATTATTAACATATTCACATGATAGTTTATTAGATATGAATGTAAGACTTGATAGAAGAGTAAGTGCAAGTGCTGATTTTTCAGTAAAAACAGAATTTAAATATAAGAAACTTAAATTTAAAATTAAACCAGAAATTTTAGTAAATGATAATACTTTACATATTTCTCAAAGTAATTTATCTAAAAAGAAGCTAAAAATAGATAATAAAATATTTGAATATAATATGAAAATGGGTATGGTTGCTAAACTTTCTAAAATAAATATAGGAATGGATTTAAATATTAGTGATATTTCAAGAGATTATACTAATTATGAATTGAATTTTGGTGCAGGATATAATTGGTAA
- a CDS encoding GAF domain-containing protein codes for MNYELLYKELEALLSDEEFQISKMANMSAFIMQSMPDLNWVGFYIVHENVLKVGPFQGKPACSNIPKGRGVCGYTWENEKTTVVEDVHKFSGHIACDFASNSEVVIPIFDKNGNMIAELDIDSPKFNRFSKEDVKFLEKCVKLI; via the coding sequence ATGAATTATGAATTATTATATAAAGAATTAGAAGCACTGCTTTCAGATGAAGAATTTCAAATATCAAAAATGGCAAATATGTCAGCTTTTATTATGCAATCTATGCCTGATTTAAATTGGGTAGGTTTCTATATCGTACATGAAAATGTGCTAAAGGTTGGACCTTTCCAAGGTAAACCTGCTTGTTCTAATATACCTAAAGGTAGAGGAGTATGTGGATATACTTGGGAAAATGAAAAAACAACAGTAGTAGAAGATGTACATAAATTTTCAGGTCATATTGCCTGTGATTTTGCTTCTAATTCAGAAGTGGTAATACCTATATTTGATAAAAATGGTAATATGATAGCAGAACTTGATATAGATTCACCTAAATTCAATAGATTTAGCAAAGAGGATGTAAAATTTTTAGAAAAATGTGTAAAATTAATATAA
- a CDS encoding lipoate--protein ligase yields MKYIINESNDTAYNIALEEYAFKKLLNEDMIFLLWINKPSIIVGRHQNTIEEINKEYVRDNNIEVVRRISGGGAVYHDYNNLNYTIISKEDENRAFDFKSFSIPVIKTLESLGVKAEFTGRNDLEIDGKKICGNAQAYINGRIMHHGCLLFDVDLSVLSKALKVSKDKIESKGVKSVRARVTNIVDELPNKITVEEFKDLLLDYMKKEYPEMTEYVFSEEEIAEINKAKEEKFGNWDWNYGKSPEYNLTRSMKFEKGKIEVFVNVIDSKIENIKIYGDFFGIEDVSAVEDVLRGAKYEQKEVLERLNSINISRYFAGISAEEVMNAIVE; encoded by the coding sequence ATGAAATATATTATTAATGAAAGTAATGATACAGCATATAATATAGCTTTAGAAGAATATGCTTTTAAAAAATTATTAAATGAAGATATGATATTTCTTTTATGGATAAACAAACCATCAATTATAGTTGGTAGACATCAAAATACAATAGAAGAAATAAATAAGGAATATGTTAGAGATAATAATATTGAAGTAGTTAGAAGAATAAGTGGTGGAGGAGCTGTTTATCACGATTATAATAACTTAAACTACACTATAATATCTAAAGAAGATGAAAATAGAGCTTTCGATTTTAAAAGTTTTTCTATACCAGTAATTAAAACATTAGAAAGCTTAGGTGTAAAAGCTGAATTTACTGGAAGAAATGATTTAGAAATAGATGGTAAAAAAATATGTGGAAATGCACAAGCATATATAAATGGTAGAATCATGCATCATGGATGCCTATTATTTGATGTAGATTTATCAGTTCTTTCTAAAGCATTAAAGGTTTCTAAAGATAAAATAGAATCAAAAGGTGTAAAATCTGTAAGAGCTAGAGTAACAAATATAGTTGATGAATTACCTAATAAAATAACTGTAGAAGAATTTAAAGATTTACTTTTAGATTATATGAAAAAAGAATATCCTGAAATGACAGAATATGTATTTAGTGAAGAAGAAATTGCAGAAATAAATAAAGCTAAAGAAGAAAAGTTTGGAAATTGGGATTGGAATTATGGTAAATCCCCAGAATATAATTTGACAAGATCTATGAAATTTGAAAAAGGTAAAATAGAAGTATTTGTTAATGTAATAGATTCAAAAATTGAAAATATTAAAATATATGGAGATTTCTTTGGTATTGAAGATGTATCAGCAGTTGAAGATGTATTAAGAGGAGCTAAATACGAACAAAAAGAAGTATTGGAAAGATTAAATTCTATAAATATTTCAAGATATTTTGCTGGAATTTCTGCTGAAGAAGTAATGAATGCAATAGTGGAGTAA
- the add gene encoding adenosine deaminase, producing MKREVVKRLPKVELHCHLDGSIPINTLYELAKREGIEEKRMDKVFAPQKCVNLKDYLNCFDVVLEVLQNKENLTEAAYSVVKEVFKENVRYIEIRFAPLLHTRKGLSIKEVVLAVSEGIKKAQLEVDVKVNILICALRHHKTELNNKLLDEIEKLDIVAGFDFAGDEKNYSNSVIKETALKVKEKKLKLTLHSGECGCAQNVVEAIYLGATRIGHGVAIQDDVDVMKFVVDSNVLLEICPTSNVQTDAVKSIEEYPFRTLMENGVKCCVNTDNRTVSNTTLTDEYMLLHKYFGLTYKEMESLNINAINFSFADEGIKKDVLENILDGYKEFF from the coding sequence ATGAAAAGAGAAGTAGTTAAAAGATTACCTAAAGTTGAATTACATTGCCATTTAGATGGCTCTATACCTATAAACACATTATATGAATTGGCTAAAAGAGAAGGTATAGAAGAAAAAAGAATGGATAAAGTTTTTGCTCCCCAAAAATGTGTAAATTTAAAAGATTATTTAAATTGCTTTGATGTTGTATTAGAGGTATTACAAAATAAGGAAAATTTAACAGAAGCAGCTTATTCAGTAGTTAAAGAAGTTTTTAAAGAAAATGTTAGATATATAGAGATAAGATTTGCCCCTTTACTTCATACAAGAAAAGGTCTTAGTATAAAAGAAGTGGTTTTAGCAGTTAGTGAGGGTATAAAAAAAGCACAATTAGAAGTAGATGTTAAGGTAAATATTTTAATTTGTGCATTAAGACATCATAAAACTGAATTAAATAATAAATTGTTAGATGAAATAGAAAAATTAGATATTGTTGCTGGATTTGATTTTGCAGGTGATGAAAAAAATTATTCAAATTCTGTGATAAAAGAAACAGCATTAAAAGTAAAAGAAAAAAAATTAAAATTAACATTACATTCAGGAGAATGTGGTTGTGCTCAAAATGTTGTTGAAGCTATATATCTTGGTGCAACTAGAATAGGACATGGTGTAGCTATACAAGATGATGTTGATGTTATGAAATTCGTAGTAGATTCAAATGTATTATTAGAAATCTGCCCAACCAGTAATGTTCAAACTGATGCAGTTAAATCTATAGAAGAATATCCTTTTAGAACATTAATGGAAAATGGAGTTAAATGTTGTGTTAATACAGACAATAGAACTGTTTCAAATACTACATTAACTGATGAATATATGTTACTTCATAAATACTTTGGACTGACTTATAAAGAGATGGAAAGTTTAAATATTAATGCAATTAATTTTTCTTTTGCTGATGAAGGTATAAAAAAAGATGTATTAGAAAATATACTTGATGGTTATAAAGAATTTTTCTAA
- the lpdA gene encoding dihydrolipoyl dehydrogenase, which yields MALEVIMPKAGIDMTEGEIVKWNKQIGEFVKQGEILLEIMTDKTNMELEAEEDGYLLAILRQPGETVAVTEIIGYLGEQGEAIPTAGGTQAAASEPVVEEKAAPVAKKENGYDVVVIGGGPAGYVAAIKASQLGGKVALVEKSELGGTCLNRGCIPTKAYLHNAEIIEGISHAAARGIMIENPKFTVDMEKVLAMKGKVVKTLVGGVGALLKSNGIEVFKGVGKITKDKNVMVDGVKELVTDKIILAGGSKVSKINVSGMDSKLVMTSDDILEMKEVPKTMAVIGGGVVGVELGQAFATFGSKVTIIEMMDRIVPSMDAEVSNALRTALEKKGITIMTSTKLQEIVETDGKLTVKLEGKQDLIVDKALLSIGRVPDLEGLGEVEFELERGKIKVDEYMETSVKGIYAPGDINGTKMLAHAAFRMGEVAAENALKGNHHVAKLDLTPAAIYTLPEVAACGLTEEQARERYDISVGKFSFTANGRAIASDENYGFVKVIADKKYGEILGVHIVGPAAAELINEASSIMEMEITVEEMLKTIHGHPTYSEVMYEAFADVLGLAVHALKKN from the coding sequence ATGGCATTAGAAGTTATTATGCCCAAAGCTGGGATAGATATGACTGAGGGGGAAATTGTTAAATGGAATAAACAAATTGGAGAATTTGTTAAACAAGGTGAAATTCTATTAGAAATAATGACAGATAAAACTAATATGGAACTTGAAGCAGAAGAAGATGGATATTTATTAGCTATATTAAGACAACCTGGAGAAACTGTTGCAGTTACAGAAATTATAGGGTATTTAGGAGAACAAGGAGAAGCAATCCCTACTGCTGGAGGTACACAAGCAGCAGCTTCAGAACCAGTTGTTGAAGAAAAAGCAGCTCCTGTTGCTAAAAAAGAAAATGGATATGATGTAGTAGTAATAGGTGGAGGTCCTGCTGGATATGTTGCTGCAATTAAGGCTAGTCAATTAGGAGGAAAAGTTGCATTAGTTGAAAAATCAGAACTTGGAGGAACATGCTTAAATAGAGGATGTATACCTACAAAAGCATACTTACATAATGCTGAAATAATTGAAGGAATTTCACATGCAGCTGCTCGTGGAATTATGATAGAAAATCCTAAATTCACAGTAGATATGGAAAAAGTATTAGCTATGAAAGGTAAAGTTGTTAAAACTTTAGTTGGTGGAGTAGGAGCATTACTTAAGAGTAATGGTATAGAAGTATTTAAAGGTGTAGGTAAGATAACAAAAGATAAAAATGTTATGGTAGATGGAGTTAAAGAACTAGTTACAGATAAAATTATCTTAGCTGGAGGATCAAAAGTTTCTAAGATTAATGTTTCAGGAATGGATTCAAAACTTGTTATGACAAGTGATGATATATTAGAAATGAAAGAAGTACCAAAAACTATGGCAGTAATAGGTGGAGGAGTTGTTGGGGTAGAACTTGGACAAGCTTTTGCAACTTTTGGATCTAAGGTTACTATAATAGAAATGATGGATAGAATAGTTCCAAGTATGGATGCTGAAGTATCTAATGCATTAAGAACAGCATTAGAGAAAAAAGGTATTACAATTATGACTTCAACTAAATTACAAGAAATAGTAGAAACTGATGGTAAATTAACTGTTAAATTAGAAGGTAAACAAGATTTAATAGTTGACAAAGCCTTATTATCTATAGGACGTGTACCTGATTTAGAAGGATTAGGAGAAGTTGAATTTGAACTTGAAAGAGGAAAAATTAAAGTTGATGAATACATGGAAACATCTGTTAAAGGAATATATGCACCTGGGGATATCAACGGAACTAAGATGTTAGCACATGCTGCATTTAGAATGGGAGAAGTTGCAGCAGAAAATGCTTTAAAAGGAAATCATCATGTAGCTAAACTTGATTTAACACCAGCTGCTATCTATACTTTACCAGAAGTTGCTGCTTGTGGATTAACAGAAGAACAAGCAAGAGAAAGATATGATATTTCAGTAGGTAAATTTAGCTTTACTGCAAATGGTAGAGCAATTGCAAGTGATGAAAACTATGGATTTGTTAAAGTTATAGCTGACAAGAAATATGGTGAAATTTTAGGAGTTCATATAGTTGGACCAGCGGCTGCTGAATTAATTAATGAAGCATCTTCTATTATGGAAATGGAAATAACAGTAGAAGAAATGTTAAAAACTATACATGGGCATCCAACATATTCAGAAGTAATGTATGAAGCATTTGCTGATGTGTTAGGGCTTGCAGTACATGCTTTAAAGAAAAACTAA
- a CDS encoding dihydrolipoamide acetyltransferase yields MERKIFRATPAARKLASQLSLDLSAIPGSGAFGRIHKEDVASYKAEASIKISPVARRIAEDNSINWQELKGSGIRGKIMKSDILALLSPDKKESYVAPSKEKEYINQEKTNVEQQLDDKKDKYGEIEVIPMTAMRKVIAKRMVESYLTAPTFTLNYDVDMSEALALRKKLLEPILAQTGKKVTVTDIISLAVIKTLMKHKYLNSSLTEDGQKIIAHNYVNLAMAVGFDGGLLTPVVYNAEKMSLSELVVALKDVTSRALEMKLAPSELQGSTFTISNLGMFGVSSFGPIINQPNSAILGVSATIEKPVVINGEIKVRPIMSLGLTIDHRVVDGLAGAKFMKDLKELLENPITMLI; encoded by the coding sequence ATGGAAAGAAAAATATTTAGAGCTACACCTGCTGCAAGAAAATTAGCATCACAACTTAGTTTAGATTTATCAGCAATACCTGGTAGTGGTGCTTTTGGAAGAATACATAAAGAAGATGTGGCTTCATATAAGGCAGAGGCAAGTATTAAAATATCTCCTGTAGCAAGAAGAATTGCAGAAGATAATAGTATAAACTGGCAAGAGCTTAAAGGAAGTGGAATAAGAGGTAAGATAATGAAATCAGATATTTTAGCTCTATTATCACCTGATAAGAAAGAAAGCTATGTTGCACCTAGCAAGGAAAAAGAATATATAAATCAAGAAAAAACAAATGTAGAACAACAATTAGATGATAAGAAAGATAAATATGGGGAAATAGAAGTAATACCTATGACAGCAATGAGAAAAGTTATTGCAAAACGTATGGTTGAAAGTTATCTAACAGCACCTACATTTACATTAAATTATGATGTAGATATGAGTGAAGCACTTGCATTAAGAAAGAAATTGTTAGAACCAATCTTAGCACAAACTGGTAAGAAAGTAACTGTTACTGATATTATCTCACTTGCAGTAATTAAAACATTAATGAAACATAAATACTTAAATTCTTCATTAACTGAAGATGGACAAAAGATCATTGCACATAATTATGTAAACTTAGCAATGGCAGTAGGATTTGATGGAGGATTATTAACACCAGTTGTATATAATGCAGAAAAAATGAGTTTATCAGAATTAGTTGTTGCATTGAAAGATGTAACATCTCGTGCTCTTGAAATGAAACTTGCACCAAGTGAATTACAAGGTTCAACATTTACTATAAGTAACTTAGGAATGTTTGGAGTATCATCATTTGGTCCAATAATAAATCAACCTAATTCAGCAATATTAGGGGTAAGTGCTACAATAGAAAAACCAGTAGTAATTAATGGTGAAATTAAAGTTAGACCTATAATGTCTTTAGGATTAACTATAGATCATAGAGTTGTAGATGGTCTTGCTGGAGCTAAATTTATGAAAGATTTAAAAGAATTATTGGAAAATCCAATTACAATGTTAATATAA
- a CDS encoding alpha-ketoacid dehydrogenase subunit beta, giving the protein METKLMSFRDTIILAMSEEMRRDPDVLLMGEDVGVFGGDFGTSVGMIEEFGPERVRDCPISEAAIAGAASGAAMTGLRPIVDVTFMDFVVIAMDAIVNQAAKTRYMFGGKGKVPVTFRCAAGNGVGSAAQHSQSLESWFTHIPGLKVVAPGTPKDMKGLLKASIRDNNPVIILEYKSEFNQKGEVPLDPEFVIPLGVGEIKKEGTDVTVVTYGKMLSRVMKAAEDLEKEGISVEVVDPRTLVPLDKEIILNSVKKTGKVVLVNDAHKTSGFIGEISAIISESDAFDYLDAPIRRCAGEDVPMPYAQNLEFAMIPTVDTIKDAIRKTVNKQ; this is encoded by the coding sequence ATGGAAACAAAATTAATGTCATTTAGAGATACAATAATTTTAGCAATGTCAGAGGAAATGAGAAGAGATCCAGATGTTTTACTTATGGGAGAAGATGTTGGAGTATTTGGAGGAGATTTTGGGACTTCAGTAGGTATGATAGAAGAATTTGGACCAGAAAGAGTTAGAGATTGCCCTATATCTGAGGCAGCTATAGCAGGAGCAGCATCAGGAGCAGCTATGACTGGATTAAGACCTATAGTTGATGTAACTTTTATGGACTTTGTTGTTATAGCAATGGATGCTATAGTAAACCAAGCAGCTAAAACAAGATATATGTTTGGTGGAAAAGGTAAAGTACCAGTAACATTTAGATGTGCTGCTGGAAATGGAGTAGGTTCAGCTGCACAACATTCACAATCACTTGAAAGTTGGTTTACACATATACCTGGATTAAAGGTAGTAGCACCAGGTACACCAAAAGACATGAAAGGATTATTAAAAGCTTCAATTAGAGATAATAACCCTGTAATAATACTAGAATATAAGTCAGAATTTAACCAAAAAGGTGAAGTACCTTTAGATCCTGAATTTGTAATTCCTTTAGGAGTAGGAGAAATTAAAAAAGAAGGAACAGATGTAACTGTTGTTACATATGGAAAAATGTTATCAAGAGTTATGAAAGCTGCTGAAGATTTAGAAAAAGAAGGAATTTCAGTTGAAGTAGTAGACCCAAGAACATTAGTACCTTTAGATAAAGAAATAATATTAAATTCAGTTAAGAAAACAGGTAAAGTAGTTCTTGTAAATGATGCTCATAAAACAAGTGGATTTATTGGAGAAATTTCAGCTATAATTTCTGAATCAGATGCTTTTGATTACTTAGATGCACCTATTAGAAGATGTGCTGGAGAAGATGTACCTATGCCATATGCACAAAACTTAGAATTTGCAATGATACCAACAGTAGATACAATAAAAGATGCAATACGTAAAACAGTAAATAAACAGTAG